Proteins encoded by one window of Acidobacteriota bacterium:
- a CDS encoding peroxiredoxin: MSMKISMVLVLLLALTWGQSLAADLKPGDVAPDFSLPGSDGKTYSLKQFKGKQVVVLAWFPKAFTGGUTAECRSFRENGQALRSLNVAYFTASCDTADENRRFAESLKADYPILSDSGKETARAYGVVHENRNLPERWTFYIGKDGKILYVDRQVRASTAAEDAVAKLKELKVQ; the protein is encoded by the coding sequence ATGTCGATGAAGATCTCCATGGTGCTGGTATTGTTGTTGGCTCTCACCTGGGGCCAGTCCCTGGCGGCCGACCTGAAGCCCGGAGATGTAGCGCCCGATTTTTCGCTTCCGGGGTCGGACGGGAAGACATACAGTCTGAAGCAGTTCAAGGGCAAGCAGGTGGTGGTGCTGGCCTGGTTTCCCAAGGCCTTCACAGGGGGGTGAACGGCCGAGTGCCGGTCATTCCGTGAGAATGGCCAAGCCTTGCGATCCCTGAACGTTGCCTACTTCACTGCAAGCTGCGACACCGCTGACGAAAACCGCCGGTTCGCCGAATCTCTCAAGGCGGACTATCCCATATTGAGCGATTCCGGCAAAGAGACAGCCCGGGCTTACGGCGTCGTCCACGAAAACCGGAACCTGCCGGAACGATGGACCTTCTACATCGGAAAGGACGGGAAGATCCTTTACGTGGATCGTCAGGTCAGGGCGTCCACGGCCGCCGAGGACGCGGTTGCCAAGCTCAAGGAGCTGAAAGTCCAGTAG
- a CDS encoding rhodanese-like domain-containing protein, whose amino-acid sequence MQHSNGFLQLVNDSKSRIREVTVASVREKLQKGHSFHFIDIREDHEWTRGRAEGAVHLGKGIIERDIEALVPDADEEIVLYCGGGYRSALSADALQRMGYRNVFSLAGGYKEWVASGNPITGA is encoded by the coding sequence ATGCAGCACTCAAACGGTTTCTTGCAGCTCGTCAACGATTCCAAGTCCCGGATTCGAGAGGTTACGGTGGCCTCGGTTCGGGAGAAGCTGCAAAAGGGGCATTCCTTCCACTTTATCGACATCCGCGAAGATCACGAGTGGACCCGGGGCCGTGCGGAGGGCGCCGTCCATCTGGGGAAGGGGATTATCGAAAGGGACATCGAAGCGCTGGTGCCGGACGCCGACGAAGAGATCGTTCTCTATTGTGGCGGGGGGTACCGATCGGCGTTGTCCGCTGATGCCTTGCAGCGCATGGGTTACCGAAACGTGTTTTCCCTGGCGGGAGGCTACAAGGAGTGGGTGGCCTCGGGGAATCCGATCACCGGAGCCTAG